In Neovison vison isolate M4711 chromosome 11, ASM_NN_V1, whole genome shotgun sequence, one genomic interval encodes:
- the PBK gene encoding lymphokine-activated killer T-cell-originated protein kinase, with protein MEEINNFKTPSKVSEKKKSALCSTACINIPASPFMQKLGFGTGVNVYLMKRSPRGLSHSPWAVKKINPRCNDHYQSMYQKRLIDEAKILKNLHHPNIVGYRAFTEASDGSLCLAMEYGGEKSLNDLIEERNKDSQDPFPAAIILKVALNMARGLKYLHQEKKLLHGDIKSSNVVIKGDFETIKICDVGVSLPLDENMTVTDPEACYIGTEPWKPKEALEENGIITDKADIFAFGLTLWEMMTLSIPHINLPDDDDEDQTFDESDFDDEAYYAALGTRPPVNMEELDETYQKVIELFSVCTNEDPKDRPSAAHIVEALEIDVQ; from the exons ATGGAAGAAATCAATAATTTCAAGACACCAAGCAAagtatctgaaaaaaagaaatctg CATTATGTTCAACTGCATGTATAAATattcctgcctctccatttatGCAGAAGCTTGGCTTTGGCACTGGGGTAAACGTCTACCTTATGAAAAG atctcccAGAGGTTTGTCTCATTCTCCTTGGGCTGTGAAAAAGATTAACCCTAGATGTAATGATCATTATCAAAGTATGTATCAAAAGAGACTAATAGATGAAGCTAAGATTTTGAAAAACCTCCATCATCCAAATATTGTAG GTTATCGTGCTTTCACTGAAGCCAGTGATGGCAGTCTTTGTCTTGCTATGGAATACGGAGGTGAAAAGTCTCTAAATGACTTAATAGAAGAACGAAATAAAGACAGCCAAGATCCTTTTCCAGCAGCCATAATTTTAAAAGTTGCTTTGAACATGGCGAGAGGGTTAAAG TATCTACACCAAGAAAAGAAACTGCTTCATGGAGATATAAAGTCTTCAAATGTTGTAATTAAAGGTGATTTTGAAACAATTAAAATCTGTGATGTAGGAGTCTCTCTACCACTGGATGAAAATATGACTG TGACTGACCCTGAGGCCTGTTACATTGGCACTGAGCCTTGGAAACCCAAAGAAGCTTTGGAAGAGAATGGGATTATTACTGACAAGGCAGATATATTTGCCTTTGGCCTGACTCTGTGGGAAATGATGACTTTGTCTATTCCACACATTAATCTTCCAGATGATGACGATGAAG ATCAAACTTTTGATGAAAGTGACTTTGATGATGAAGCATACTATGCAGCTCTGGGGACGAGGCCTCCTGTTAATATGGAAGAACTAGATGAAACGTACCAGAAAGTAATTGAACTCTTCTCTGTATGCACTAACGAAGATCCTAAAGATCGCCCTTCTGCCGCACACATTGTGGAAGCTTTGGAAATAGATGTCCAGTGA